The following coding sequences lie in one Manis pentadactyla isolate mManPen7 chromosome 19, mManPen7.hap1, whole genome shotgun sequence genomic window:
- the TTC24 gene encoding tetratricopeptide repeat protein 24 yields MSSPTPEDIPQEPEPLSSKKKKKKRRWPQQEASIQALTRAGHGALLAGQSHEALTNFQRAFLLASEIPQSRDTSVLQACAFNLGAAYVETGDPATGLELLLRAQPEEKAPGKCHGDQCFNVALAYHALGDLPQALAWYHRALGPYQPLGDQGQAQAKMGACYQALGQPELAACCLQEASLAYGQAGQPRAAALALGAAAGCMLKSRQHGVREVVQVLEESWRLAERSTEKGLLGQLYNDLGLGYSKLQLFPLAAEAFLQALPLCQGPGEEATVLRNLGMTHNALGNYQEARDFHQRAANLHGSVGQRWEQGRSFGSLAFALSQLGDHEAARDNYLHALQAAQDTGDVKGQWQACEGLGAAAARLGQHDRALRYYKEALARCQKEPDPVRERLVAKLADAMRTHVAHGGLVPTHTLRSAPERPQAPGGTCCTVTPARVGRGTVEGQHRSSHGWEEELEEGHAPRLERLPDS; encoded by the exons ATGTCTTcccccacccctgaggatatcCCCCAGGAGCCTGAGCCCTTAAGctctaagaagaaaaagaagaagagacgGTGGCCACAGCAAGAGGCCAGCATCCAAGCCCTCACCAGGGCAGGCCACGGGGCCCTGCTGGCTGGCCAGAGCCACGAGGCCTTGACCAACTTCCAGagggccttcctcctggcctccgAGATCCCACAAAGCAGGGACACCTCTGTGCTCCAGGCCTGTGCCTTCAATCTGGGGGCTGCCTATGTGGAGACTGGGGACCCAGCCACAGGTCTTGAACTGCTCCTGCGAGCCCAACCTGAAGAGAAGGCACCGGGCAAGTGTCACGGTGACCAGTGTTTCAATGTGGCTTTGGCCTACCACGCCCTGGGTGATCTGCCTCAAGCTTTGGCCTGGTaccacagggctctgggccccTACCAGCCACTAGGTGACCAGGGTCAAGCCCAGGCAAAAATGGGAGCCTGTTACCAGGCTCTGGGACAGCCTGAGCTagcagcttgctgcctgcaggaaGCAAGCCTGGCCTACGGCCAAGCAGGGCAGCCCCGAGCTGCAGCCCTGGCCTTGGGGGCTGCGGCAGGGTGCATGCTAAAGAGCAGGCAGCACGGGGTGCGTGAAGTGGTACAGGTGCTGGAGGAGAGCTGGAGGCTTGCTGAGAGgagcactgagaagggactgctgG GGCAACTCTATAACGACCTTGGCCTAGGCTACTCGAAGCTCCAGCTGTTCCCGCTGGCAGCAGAGGCCTTCCTGCAGGCCCTGCCCCTGTGCCAGGGGCCCGGAGAGGAGGCCACGGTGCTAAGAAACCTTGGGATGACCCACAATGCCCTTGGCAACTACCAGGAAGCCCGGGACTTTCACCAGAGGGCTGCCAACCTGCATG GCTCTGTGGGGCAGCGTTGGGAGCAGGGCCGGAGCTTCGGCAGCCTGGCATTTGCACTGAGCCAGCTGGGGGACCACGAAGCTGCCAGAGACAACTACCTGCATGCTCTGCAGGCTGCACAGGACACTG GTGACGTGAAGGGGCAGTGGCAGGCCtgtgaggggctgggggctgctgcAGCCAGACTGGGGCAGCATGATCGGGCCCTGAGGTACTATAAGGAAGCTCTGGCCCGGTGTCAG AAGGAGCCAGATCCCGTGCGGGAGCGTTTGGTGGCCAAGCTGGCGGACGCCATGAGGACCCATGTGGCCCACGGTGGGCTGGTCCCTACTCACACTCTG AGGTCGGCTCCAGAGAGGCCCCAGGCTCCAGGTGGGACCTGCTGCACAGTGACCCCAGCCAGGGTGGGAAGGGGCACAGTGGAAGGGCAGCACAG ATCTTCACATGGGTGGGAAGAAGAGTTAGAGGAGGGCCACGCACCGAGACTAGAGC